The window ttttttatgaattaatgaattatttttcatttatagtttttaaatgatggtaataagatgaaaaaataaatattttacgaTAAAAATAGTAAGGGTGACGATGATAATTATAATGTGATGGTTATGTTTATAATATCtgtgatattaataatattattgataataGTTATAAGGATGATTGTAACAATAACCAtgaaataattgttaatttaataataagatTATTGGTGTTGTTGAAGATAAttattgcaagtttttttttaataacatgaaataataataaatgataattatattgataatacaatgaaataatatattaataattgttGTGGTGGTGAAGTTGGACCATGAATTGATAAGGAAAATGTGAATATTTTTCTAGAAGGATGAACTCATCTacttaatttcttatatttgtttaatttagtggAGAAACCACTTGAGCACTCCATATAAAGCACTTACATAgattatcaaaaaagaaaaagaaaaagaaaaaagatcccAAGTTATTTAAGAATATGGTCGACATTTATCACACGAACCTGTGGATGATTCAcatttaaattagttttcatGGAGGGCCATGCCTGTGCCTTGCAAGCGACTGATTGCCATGGTTGTTGCCCGCAAGCTTTTGTGTCCCCATGCTCTCCTTGATTTACTTCTAAGCAATGTTGTCGGCCCTCGACGCCAAATTAAATACATTTGTCAtgtgaaaagtatttttctataaaataaatcacttacttttataaattaatgaattattcTTTATCTATGATTTTTGATTGAGGGTCATAAAGGGAGgaaattgtaatattttttatggtcgGGAaggacatcaaaataatatatatttttatttttttaaatttatttctgatatcagcatattaagaTGATCCTAAACACCTTAAATATAACttgaagttaaatattttttttttaaaaaaagacggTTGAAGGGGGATATAACTCTAGTTTTTTCCAGGAGAAAACCTTGATTTCAAACCTTTTATGTGTATGTGATTGTACGAgtagtaatttgtttttgaaattaataattttgattgttattttccaCTGTTCAAATAAATGAGTTCAGCAGGACTGACTAAAATGGACTCTTCAATTTCTCTGTTTTCGAGATCATGCAACAATTTATCTTGAGGTTTTTATTTCGAAAAATTCTTCAATTTACGTTCAAATAACATTGATATCTTGATGGAAAGCGTGATCATTAACACCTAGAACTGTTTAATGTCCATGGGGGTCTCAACAATGAAATCAAGAACAGCAATTTCTAACAATTTGTGGGTATCCTCAGTCCTGAGCCAGAACCCATCCCAGGTCGATCAAAACCTTGGATGATGGATCGATCACAATTTCAGCTTCTGTGCGATGGGCCCAATAAAGTCCCTATTTGGGCCATTCTGAGGGCCCTCTTTCTATAACCATCTATAGCAAATTCGATCTGGGCTTGAAGATAAAGAAAGCCCCGAACCTCAAGCGTATGGGTTAGGgcttcaagtaaaaaatataaaatatttccaCAAAAAATCTTTGgttgtgaaaaatattttccatcttGTAAATTCTCTTTCGCGTGCACCATCTGGATTGCCTTTTCTTTCATGGAACAGTGTGAATTACTTTTACTACTTCtagtttgatttattaattaatttgatttgatttattattttgatttattcgGATTTCtatctagtttgattttttttaaataatattattttaaaatttaaaatttaaaatgatattgttttgattgatttatgTGAACTTAAATTAACTTAGCTTAATAGATTATGCTAAGTTTAATTGCCATgctttaaaaagttatttttatatttttttaatgtatgtcATTTATTCacaaattatagttttattataattaatttaaataaactcTAGCAATGATgtattaaaactaattttaattaatataaatttggaAGACAAAGCAGTTAATGACATGTCAATTTTTACTAAATTTGCCATGTCAGCAAACATGGTGACTAAACTAAACGCGTAGTAACCaatcaaaaccaacaaaaagtccaactctctctctcccccttccTTAATTTCAGACCAAAACTCACTCCCTGCAGTTCTGACAGAAGAGGGATAAGGAAGGACAGCGCGATCTAGTTTTGTCTGAATCAAAACGGCTTGGAGATTCTTCTAAAAGCGACATCGAAAAATGCATACGTTCGGATATAGAGCGAACGCGTTGCTAACGTACGCCTTGACTATACTGGCTTTGATGTGTACTATCGCTTCTTTCTCTGACAACTTCaattttccttctccttctGCTGAAATCCAGGTTTTTGTTCTAAACTTGTGAAATTTTGTGTTGGTTTAAGGCTGTTTGGATCGAGATGCAACTTTGaaatgatgagtttttttttttcccctgggGTTTTGTAGGTGTTGAATTTCAATTGGTTTCAAAAGCAGCCGCATGGAAATGATGAGGTGATATGATTGTTTCTTtgcttaatatatattttttaatcttttgtgtGAGATGTGATTGATTCTTTTGGTAGAttagtgggttttttttatgaattgatgggattaacaataatttttgttaaatgggtttttttgattaaaaaaagttacTTTTGGGTTCCATTTGCTGCTAATTATGAAATGCTAGGTGGGTTTTTACAGGTGTATATGTTTTATCAGAAGGTTTTAAATTCTGGGTTTGAGTggcttaattttttagattatgatTGCATAATCTGTTTTGATGATTTATTGGATTGAATTTTCAGTATTTCTATCTTTTGTAGCTATAAGAGTATTGGTCTCAGAGTTTGGTTTAATCTTTTGTTATCTTAGCTGTTCTTTTGTTTTGCGAGTGTGCTAAGGTTCTTGCTCATCTGACTTTTCCCAGTAATTTTATGTAGCCTGGTTGCTAAAAAAGTGGTCTTGGTTTTTAGTTTCCGAAAATGTTGATGTCTAAAGATTCTCTTCTTTAGGTAGAGGTTTCGAAAATTGAGTTGAACAATCCCATTTTCCCCGTTCAATACTTGTTGAGACCTGATTTTGCCCCAAACAACTGGTAACATGCATGGATATTGTAAGTGCAAAATCTACAGGAAACATGCTTTCATCTTACAAAATGATCCGCCTTTAGTTCTTTGTTGCTAGTGAAGTTAGTCTCAAAAGGTTTGATGTCAACTTCATGGGTGTCCCATAACATCCCACAAGCAGTTTTTTGGTTATCCTGTTGTTTTTACTTTATGAACATCCTGCTTTCAACCTGCATTATTTCTCTTCTGTGTGGGTGtgggtgagagagagagagagagagattagggGCGGAGCATCCGATATTTGAGGTGAATTCTCCATCTTGAATATAGATTCCATTTAGGAAATTCTCAATTAAGCTATCATTGGTCAAAGGTCATTATTTTGCAAATATTCCATGTATGTATAATCTAAACTGCttgatattgataataatatgcTAAATTTACGAAAAATCTTGATAGCATTAAAATCCTTGAATACAAAAATGAAGTGGTTTACAACTTGATACCAAAATTTTTAGGGGTAAAATCATATTAGGATAAAACATTTGTAGTCAATGTTGCATCTTTAACTGTTCAGCTTATATTTTGTATTCGGCCCGTTACAATATGGTTCACCTTTTTGTTTCAAGAAATATGAAACAATAGTTAACGTCTTCAATCATGCTAGATGTTTTAGTTAATTCTACTTATCGGTTAAAGAAGTGCTGAAAACATTACACCAGGGAAAGGGATGCCCTTGTACCTATTGACCATTGAGTTTAATATGGGACCAGCTTCTTGGCTTTTCTGTGCCTACTCATAGAAGTTTTGAAGATTAGAAGGAATGTTGATTTAGAGAATTTATAGAGTGATGCTTGTAAGTTTGCAGGATAGTGGAATTTTTTCTTCCAGAAACTTATCTTATTGATTATGTTGATTTCCCCCCCTGTTCATCTTAACTATTTTAAGACACTGTATTATTGTCAAACCATCCTTCATTTTAGATGCATTAGTGTAGATGCAGGCTCTTTATTCTTTTCCACTTGATAAGCTAGAAATGATTCATTGCTGATTGAACTGCCTTCCATTTGATTCAGGTCAGCCTCACCATGAATATAACAGCTGATTTACAGTCACTTTTTACATGGAACACAAAGCAGGTTTGTAATTTGAAACACCTCGGGTGATGGGTGCCATAGTCTTTACATTTCAGAATCTAAATCTTCTACTCTCCTTACAAGGCAAGCCATTTGGCCGTTCCATGAGTGTAATCTGAGTACATTTCATTTACTTGAACAATCACTCTATTATAGTTTCCATGTTCTGATAAGTCATGTTTTGGATGtcctatgaaaattttgaaatcctATGTAAAACTACTTTATATTTCATTGCTGGGATGAAACATGAATATGGAACTGTGCATTGTATGTAATGATCACCGTAAGAGCCAACTCAAATTTGCAATAATCATGACCTTGTTATACATTGCAGCTTTTCATATTTGTAGCAGCAGAGTATGAAACCCCCCAGAATTCAGTGAATCAGGTACTTTGCTTGCTTGAAATTTTGAAGTCTTTTCGTTTCCATTTTGGTTCTCAATCTTTCACACATTAAACTTTAGTTTCTTACAAACTTAGGAGGCAAGCATGAAGCTGAATCAGCTTgcctttcattttctctcttgcaCATTCAGGCACTAGACAAGCCTCTCGAGTCATTTTCATTTAACTTCTTCAAATGTCAGGGTCTGCTGCATAAATCTCTGTCCACAGCGTAACTCTTTCTTAATGTTTTGTGATAGGTGTCACTTTGGGATGCCATTATACCTGCTAAAGAGCATGCAAAGTTTTGGTTTCAGACCGCAAACAAGTATCGTTTTGTTGATCAGGTACCATCCTCATGAAGTGATTTCTTTACAACTCATCCTGTGCTTCTACACCCATACCCATGACACACCTCAGGCACTACTCTTGCTATGTTTCAGAAGTGAAATTTATCTTTCCTTGTGCAGGGAAGCAATCTTCGCGGTAAAGAATTTAACTTGACATTGCACTGGCATGTCATGCCCAAAACTGGCAAGATGCTTGCCGACAAGTTGGTCATGTCTGGATTCCGCTTGCCTGAGGAGTATAGATGATGACagggcatttttttttttgtttttttggtttttaatcaaCGAACATAGCCAATGTCATTGCAGAGGAAATCGGATACATTTGAAGACCCCAGGGGAGAATGATTGAGGAAGAAATGAGCACAGCTAGTCTATACGCTCTGGCAAGCCAGTCTGCAGCCATATTTACCTCTCTTGTTACTTGACGAACCCCCCAACTAAATATGGGATGATAAAGGTCAGCTTAATTAAGAATGATTGAGGAAGAAATGAGCACAGCTTGGATTTTTGAGTGCTTGTGTTTATTTTTGGGCTGTGTTGAGTTCTTCTTGCTTATATTTGGGCATTTCCTGCTCAGGCCTACCACAGAATCCCAATGTCTATAAGGCAGTGGAGAGATTGCcgaccaaattttttttcatagagcGTGGAGACCTGTGAACTTGAACATTACCCTAATTTAATTTACGCAATGAGGCCATGCTAAAATTTCTAACTCATCGAACGGTTGAACAACAAGAAATCTAAATCCAACATGTTACTACAGCATGCAAAACATGTTTCTACAGCACCAATTCGTCCTGCATTTTTGTTCTTTGCAGCTGAGTTGCAGCCCCATCTCCTCTGGCTAGCTGAGTCTTCCATCGCCTAATCAAATCCTCTTACAATGTGCTCCTTACATTGCTTAAGCGGTCTTTACTCGTTTGTCTTGAATATTTCACGTAGGCATTAAATCCGGCCAGACTTCACAGGTTGAATAACTGAGTTTACACAGAGTTGACTTACTGACTTGAAATTTGGTTTACACTGAGTTTTCTTTCATCGGTTTGGACAGCATTGTCAAACTCGGATGACTTGAAAGGTAAATTTTAAAGGGATTGACTTGGCTACCCAATAACCAAGGACTCTTAGCTAGGTAAGATCCACACCGAGTTTGACATTGGATGGACCGAGTTTGACATTTGATAACTGGTTGTCGGTTTTCTACGTTTttgaaaacaagaacaaaaactattttatgCTGATTTGGTTCtgaaaagttttcaaatttggtttttgaAAGTACAATAGTGTAAACTAGTAGTCCAGGCTTTTGTACCTGTTTACAGGATTTACTTGCAGAACTATGGATTTCGGGCCGAAACTGATGCGAGTCCCAGCAGACATGTGAAATATTCTGCGCAAGGTTTGGAAACTATGCTCAGCTCTCCCTTTCAGCCAAAGCTACGCAAGTCTGGCAGCACCAAACACAACCGCTTGATTGGTAAAACAAAAGACATTGTGACGGAGAACTTTCGCTTGACACTTTTGGCTGCATAATTCTTTCTACATGCAAGGGGTCTGAAATATTTTCCTGTTAAATTaacttctctttttatattcaaatttgGCATGTTTTTAGCCTGTAAGCGTTCGAAAGCAATTTTCATGGATTAACTAATGTCTCTTCCACTCATCTGAAATACTTTCATAAATTCTGCAATTCAACATGTTTTCATGCTAGAGCTCGAAAATCAGCAACCGATATGTTTTCTTGGTTGAATCTCCTGCCTTGTATATCACAAGGACTTCTTGTAAGTTGGATTTGAAGTGAGGTTTGCTTGGCTTGGCTTGCATTGTATTGTTACTTGAGATGGTGAGTTAGCCATTAGGTGAGAAATTCAGTATCCTTGCAGTTTCTTTTCAGTATCCTTGCAGTTTCTTTTCATGAACGGTGCTCATCGAATGGCTGCTAACCACTACAAAAACACAATTCATGCACCGCCAATGCGTTCTATTAACTTAGACAGAAGACAAATCTCTGCAATTAATGCGgattatgaattaatttatgttgattAGTTTAACATTGAGCACTTCAATGTTATCTGGAATCTGTAAACTATGACTTTTAAAGCCTTATAAAACTAGCAGATGATGTTCTTCTTAACCTTTTGGATTAGCTGGTCGTCCTTGAATTCTTGTCTTTAGAGTCAGGCATTCAATTAGTTCATCCAATTTCTTATCAGATGATCCACCTTTTTCCACAGCTTGCCTTGCCTTCCTCCCCAACTCCTGTGCCCTTTCCCTAGCCTTCTTCCCTTGGTCACCTCTCATCAACTCCTTCACTGAATCACAAATCACATTATGTTGAACGGTCATAGGGTCATCTTTTGCATCGCGTTCTTGAAGGACCATGAGCCCTGCTTTTAGCCCCATTTCCGTATACCTAGCGTTCAATCCTTGCTCTGCTCCCATAGGCCAAGCCAACAGTGGCACACCCATTGACAAGCCCTCCAACACTGAATTCCATCCACAATGAGTCAGAAACCCACCAATTGCTGGGTGTTCTAGTATACCCCTCTGGTCTACCCATTCACGTATGGCCAACCCTCTCTCCTTGACCCTGTCTTCCCACCCAACTGGTGGGACCCATGTTCTGGATCTGACCACCCAAATGAACGGCTGTCCTGCCATCTCCAACCCAAGAGCAATCTCCTCCATTTGTAAATCTGTCATATATGATTGTGAA is drawn from Populus nigra chromosome 5, ddPopNigr1.1, whole genome shotgun sequence and contains these coding sequences:
- the LOC133693587 gene encoding signal peptidase complex subunit 3B-like, producing MHTFGYRANALLTYALTILALMCTIASFSDNFNFPSPSAEIQVLNFNWFQKQPHGNDEVSLTMNITADLQSLFTWNTKQLFIFVAAEYETPQNSVNQVSLWDAIIPAKEHAKFWFQTANKYRFVDQGSNLRGKEFNLTLHWHVMPKTGKMLADKLVMSGFRLPEEYR